A window from Urocitellus parryii isolate mUroPar1 chromosome 1, mUroPar1.hap1, whole genome shotgun sequence encodes these proteins:
- the LOC144254610 gene encoding olfactory receptor 2L3-like, producing the protein MEYYNQTSTDFILLGLFPSSRSGLFLFIFIALIFLMALIGNLTMTLLILLDIHLHTPMYFLLSQLSLIDLSYISTIVPKMASAFLFGNKSISFIGCGIQSFFFLTLAGAETLLLTSMAYDRYVAICCPLHYPIRMKKRICVLMILGSWMMGSVNSCAHTIYALHIPYCRSRIINHFFCDVPAMLTLACMDTWVYEYTVFVSTTLFLVFPFIVIVCSYGRILLAICHMHSGEGRKKAYSTCSTHLTVVTFYYAPFAYTYLHPRSLRSPAEDKVLAVFYTILTPMLNPIIYSLRNKEVMGAFSRLTQRICSV; encoded by the coding sequence ATGGAATATTACAATCAAACATCaactgatttcattttattaggATTGTTCCCATCATCAAGAAGTGgccttttcctcttcattttcattGCTCTCATCTTCCTAATGGCTCTAATAGGCAACCTGACCATGACCCTTCTCATCCTCCTGGATATCCATCTCCACACACCCATGTATTTCCTGCTTAGTCAGCTCTCCCTCATTGACCTAAGCTACATCTCCACAATTGTTCCTAAGATGGCTTCTGCTTTCCTCTTTGGAAACAAGTCTATCTCATTCATTGGATGTGGGATTCAGAGTTTCTTTTTCCTGACTTTAGCAGGTGCAGAAACACTATTGTTGACATCTATGGCCTATGACCGTTATGTGGCAATTTGCTGTCCTCTCCACTATCCCATCCGCATGAAGAAAAGAATTTGCGTGCTCATGATATTGGGATCTTGGATGATGGGCTCTGTCAACTCCTGTGCCCACACCATATATGCTCTCCATATCCCTTACTGCAGATCCAGGATCAtcaatcatttcttctgtgatgtgCCTGCCATGTTGACCCTGGCCTGCATGGACACCTGGGTCTATGAGTACACAGTGTTTGTGAGCACTACACTTTTTCTGGTGTTTCCATTCATTGTAATTGTTTGCTCCTATGGTCGTATTCTCCTTGCCATCTGCCATATGCactcaggggaggggaggaagaaggcCTACTCCACCTGCAGCACCCACCTCACTGTGGTGACCTTCTACTATGCACCTTTTGCTTACACTTACCTACACCCAAGATCCCTCCGCTCTCCAGCAGAGGACAAGGTTCTGGCTGTCTTCTACACCATCCTCACTCCAATGCTCAACCCcatcatctacagcctgaggaacaaggaggtgATGGGGGCTTTCAGCAGATTGACTCAAAGAATCTGTTCTGTGtaa
- the LOC113176648 gene encoding olfactory receptor 2L13-like translates to MEKWNQTLNDFILMGLLPQNQTGLLLLLLIIFVFVLACLGNSGMTALIFLDPRLHTPMYFLLSQLSLMDLMYISTTVPKMAINFLSGQKSISFLGCGVQMFFFVTIACSEGLLLASMAYDRFVAICHPLHYPVRMSKIMCLKMIIGTWILGSIHSLVHTIYALHLPYCRSRAINHFFCEVPTMLPLVCMDTWVYEYTIFGSTVIFLLLPFLGIMASYGRVLFAVFHMRSKEGRKKAFTTCSTHLTVVTFYYAPFVYTYLRPRSLRTPAEDKILAVFYTILTPMLNPIIYNLRNKEVLGAMGRVWGMLSSRKK, encoded by the coding sequence ATGGAGAAATGGAACCAAActttaaatgactttattttaatgGGCCTATTACCCCAAAACCAAACTGGCCTCCTTCTCTTGCTCCTGATCATCTTTGTGTTTGTTCTCGCCTGTTTGGGGAACTCAGGGATGACTGCCCTCATCTTCTTGGACCCACggctccacacccccatgtactttctCCTCAGTCAGCTCTCCCTCATGGACCTGATGTACATCTCCACCACTGTCCCCAAGATGGCCATCAACTTTCTCTCTGGCCAGAAGAGCATCTCCTTCCTGGGCTGTGGTGTGCAAATGTTCTTCTTTGTCACCATTGCATGTTCTGAAGGCTTACTTCTGGCttccatggcctatgaccgctttgtggccatctgccaccctCTCCATTACCCTGTCCGCATGAGTAAAATCATGTGTTTGAAGATGATCATAGGAACCTGGATACTGGGCTCCATTCACTCTCTGGTACATACCATCTATGCCCTTCATCTTCCTTATTGCAGGTCTAGGGCCATCAATCACTTTTTCTGTGAGGTCCCCACCATGTTGCCTCTGGTCTGTATGGACACCTGGGTCTATGAATACACAATTTTTGGGAGCACAGTCatatttctcctccttcctttccttggcATCATGGCCTCCTATGGACGGGTCCTTTTTGCTGTCTTCCACATGCGCTCAaaagaggggaggaaaaaggCCTTCACCACGTGCTCCACACATTTAACTGTGGTGACATTTTACTATGCTCCTTTTGTCTACACTTATCTCCGGCCCAGGAGTCTCCGCACCCCAGCAGAGGATAAGATCCTTGCAGTATTCTACACCATCCTCACCCCCATGCTCAATCCCATCATCTACAAcctgaggaacaaggaggtgCTGGGGGCCATGGGAAGAGTGTGGGGGATGCTCTCTTCCAGAAAGAAGTGA
- the LOC113176643 gene encoding olfactory receptor 2L13-like: protein MEKWNQTSDDFILLGLLPPNQKGLLLLFLIISVFVLACLGNSGMTALIFLDPRLHTPMYFLLSQLSLMDLMYISSTVPKMVYNFLSGQMSISFLGCAMQFFFFATLACSEGLLLASMAYDRFVAICHPLHYPIRMSKRVCMKMILGSWTLGSINSVSHTTYTLHLPYCRSRAINHFYCDITAMVPLACADISVYEYIIFFSTVIFLLLPFLGIMASYGRVLFAVFHMRSKEGRKKAFTTCSTHLTVVIFYYAPFAFTYLQPKTLRSPEEDKNMAVFYTILTPMLNPIIYSLRNKEVLGAMRRVWGMFSSRKK, encoded by the coding sequence ATGGAGAAATGGAACCAAACTTcagatgactttattttgttGGGGTTGTTACCCCCAAATCAGAAAGGCCTACTTCTCTTGTTCCTGATCATCTCTGTGTTTGTTCTCGCCTGTTTGGGGAACTCAGGGATGACTGCCCTCATCTTCTTGGACCCCCggctccacacccccatgtactttctCCTCAGCCAGCTCTCCCTCATGGACCTGATGTACATCTCCTCCACTGTCCCCAAGATGGTATACAACTTCCTCTCTGGCCAGATGAGCATCTCCTTCCTGGGGTGTGCCATGCAGTTCTTTTTCTTTGCCACCCTGGCATGTTCTGAAGGCTTACTTCTGGCctccatggcctatgaccgctttgtggccatctgccaccccCTCCACTACCCCATCCGCATGAGTAAAAGGGTATGTATGAAGATGATCCTCGGGTCCTGGACACTGGGCTCCATCAACTCTGTGTCACACACCACCTATACCCTTCATCTTCCTTACTGCAGGTCTAGGGCCATCAATCATTTCTACTGTGACATTACAGCCATGGTGCCTTTAGCCTGTGCAGACATCTCGGTCTATgagtacataattttttttagtacagtcatatttctcctcctccctttccttggCATCATGGCCTCCTATGGACGGGTCCTTTTTGCTGTCTTCCACATGCGCTCAaaagaggggaggaaaaaggCCTTCACCACGTGCTCCACACATTTAACTGTGGTGATATTTTACTATGCTCCTTTTGCCTTCACTTATCTCCAGCCCAAGACTCTCCGCTCACCCGAAGAAGATAAGAACATGGCTGTCTTCTACACCATCCTCACCCCCATGCTCAATCCcatcatctacagcctgaggaacaaggaggtgCTGGGGGCCATGAGAAGAGTGTGGGGGATGTTCTCCTCTAGGAAGAAATGA